From Pseudochaenichthys georgianus chromosome 11, fPseGeo1.2, whole genome shotgun sequence, a single genomic window includes:
- the LOC117455590 gene encoding neurensin-1-like, which translates to MALCSDASGGESSGSEASSRCLQFGVRSYLHHFYEECSSSTWDRNPEDEGVLQSQRKNLRWSAAVWKVSMAFSSLLLTAGITSLSVGYSTPHKTASFGEGDLFFVDKQAVSFNKSLSSSSTAGMWLCCLGSALLVMGVFVWILQRKANLKEKLFYRQGERRGDLGSRWRGFRDVDAVSTPTAVEKGEIPVTLSKVEKVQSTS; encoded by the exons atgGCGCTGTGCTCCGACGCCTCGGGTGGAGAATCCTCCGGGAGTGAG gCCAGTTCTCGCTGTCTTCAGTTTGGTGTTCGCTCCTATCTTCATCACTTCTACGAGGAGTGTTCTTCCTCCACGTGGGACAGAAACCCCGAAGACGAGGGGGTCCTTCAGAGCCAGAGGAAGAACCTGAGGTGGAGCGCAGCCGTTTGGAAG gtGTCCATGGCCTTCAGTTCCCTCCTCCTGACTGCAGGCATCACTTCTCTGTCTGTCGGTTATTCAACGCCCCATAAAACGGCGTCGTTCGGAGAGGGAGACTTGTTCTTCGTGGACAAACAGGCGGTCAGTTTCAACAAGAGCCTGAGTAGCAGCTCCACGGCAGGGATGTGGCTCTGCTGTCTGGGTTCAGCTCTGTTGGTGATGGGGGTTTTCGTTTGGATCCTCCAGAGGAAAGCTAACCTGAAGGAGAAGCTGTTCTATAGACAGGGGGAACGAAGAGGGGATTTGGGGTCCAGATGGAGGGGATTTAGAGATGTGGACGCGGTCTCTACTCCAACAGCTGTTGAGAAAGGGGAGATACCCGTCACATTGTCAAAAGTGGAAAAGGTGCAGTCCacttcttaa